The nucleotide sequence GAATCAGTTACAAAGCGGGCTGGCATTTCCTCCAAGCCAACTTCTAATAATATATCTCTCTTATTCATATTCCGCCTCTCCTTTCTTTTTTAACATTGGGAATCCTAGTTTCTCACGCTCTTCATAGAATGTTTTGGCGATTTGTCTAGCCATACTGCGCATGCGTCCAAGATAAGCTGTTCTCTCTGTTACTGAAATGGCTCCCTTGGCATCAAGGACATTAAAAACGTGAGAGCATTTTAAAACGTAATCATAAGCAGGATGAACCAACCCTTCATCCATTTGGCGCTTTGCTTCTTTTTCATAAATAGTAAATAGATTAAATAACATATCAGCGTCTGACGTTTCAAATGTGTATTTCGAATGCTCGTATTCAGGCTGATAAAAAATATCTCTTACAGTAAAACCTTCCGTCCACTCCAAATCGAAGACATTTTCTTTTTCTTGAATATAAGATGCAAGCCGTTCGATCCCATATGTAATCTCCACGGAAACCGGCTTACACTCCAGACCGCCGACTTGTTGAAAATACGTAAATTGCGTGATTTCCATGCCGTCCAGCCATACTTCCCAACCGAGTCCTGCACAACCAAGGGATGGGTTTTCCCAGTTATCTTCCACAAAACGGATATCATGATCAAGCGGCTCAATACCAAGAGCTCTTAAAGAATCCAAATACATTTCTTGGATGTTATCCGGTGAAGGTTTCATAATAACTTGGAACTGATGATGTTGATACAGACGATTCGGATTTTCCCCGTAACGACCATCTGCCGGACGTCTGCTCGGTTCCACATAGGCAACGTTCCACGGTTCCGGACCAATCGCGCGTAAAAAAGTATACGGACTCATCGTACCGGCTCCTTTTTCGACATCATAAGCCTGCATTAAAATACAGCCATGATCGGACCAATGTTTTTGCAAGGTTAAAATCATTTCTTGAATATTCATAGCTATGCCTCTCTTTCTGTAGTTGGTGATTAGCAGCTTTCCACGCTCTTACTAAAAGCGCTCGCTTGCTTCTTTGACAAATAAAAAACTCTCGTCCCTATGCACATAATTGTACATAGGGACGAGAGTTACCCGCGGTTCCACCCTATTTGCCGTAACTTACGGCCTCTTTTCCAAAGCGCTGCTCCAGACCGCCTTTCCATGATGCTCTTTCCCCGGCTTTCACCATCCCGGGTTCGCTTGTAAAAGAGGAAACCATGTACTCTATTCCTTCACTGCAGCTAATTATTGATTTCAATTGAATATAAAAAACTTAATCGAAAACAGACAATTTGTCAATCCTCTTCTTGCTCTTTATGTAGAAAAGACTGCATTCTCTCCATTTGATCAAGAAACCTGCGTGATTTTAAATAAATACCAGAATATTCATCATAGTAAAGAGAAATGGCCGTTCGCAATTCTTTCTTCGTCTCTTCCTTGACATTAATATTACCCAGCCTGTTCAAATCGAAAAAATAAAATAACCGTAAAAGCTTAATAGCGGCCTGTGATAACGGCAATAAATAAGGATCGATTTTAAAGCAGCGATGGCATAGAAAACCGTTTTCTCGGATAGAAAAAGCAAATCGGCCGTCCCGGCTCCCACAATTAACACAGCTGGATAGCTCGGGACGCAGGCCGATGACTTGCAACATTTTCATTTCGAAAATAGCCGTTAAAATCTCCGCGTCATACCCCTCATTCAAATAGTGAAGGCACTGCTCAAAGAGTTCATATAGATATGGATTCGGCTTCTTTTCTTCCGTGCTTTTATCAAGCAGTTCAGCCATGTAAGCAGCATGCGCAGACATGATCAAGTCCTCACGGATATGCCTCATGGATGAAAGCATCTCACCTTGCTGCAGCGTGCCAAGTCCGCTACCTGACTGAACTAAAAAACTGCCGTGTGTAAATGGCTGAGTAACGGCAGAAAGACGGCTGTTGGGCTTTTTAGCTCCTCGCGCCATGAAAGCAATTTTTCCTTTCTCCCGTGTAAAAATCGTTACTACTTTATTGGTTTCTCCATAATCGGATGTTCGAATTACGATCCCTTCAATCTTTTGAAGCATGAGAAGGCCGTCCTTTCGTCCTCCTCAATTCGTCATTCCGGCAACCGGGAAGTCGGGACTAGCCAATTGCTGCTCCTGTTCAAACGGGGGATACTTGCCGCCTTTTTCAATCTCCTTATATAGAAGGTACATTTCAACACTTCCTGTCTCAGAAAAGACTTTCCACGTAAAATCCAACATGCTTTTTCCCGCCTTTCTTAATTGAAACTGGCATTTACCCTTGGCTTCCTTAATAGCTTCACCGATTACCTTTTGATTATGAGGAGCAAAAATTTCTAATTATCCACTGATTAATATTCATCCTCACGGAATCCAAAATCGCGAAGATTAGACGCTTTGTTGCGCCAATCTTTCTGTACTTTCACCCACAGCTCCAAAAATACTTGGGATCCGAGTAAGTGTTCAATATCCTGTCGTGCTCGCTGGCCAATTTCCTTTAGTAAAGCTCCTCGCTTGCCAATAACGATTCCTTTTTGCGAATCTCGCTCTACAATAATGGTAGCCATGACATTAATAATTTCTTTATCCCCGCGGCGCTCCATTTTGTCAATCACAACCGCAATAGAATGCGGCACTTCTTCTCTCGTCAAATGCAGCACTTTTTCCCGAATCAACTCTGATACAATAAAGCGTTCTGGATGGTCGGTTACCTGATCAGCTGGATAGTACTGCGGCCCAGCAGGAAGATTTTCCTCAATCTGACCAAGAAGACGCTCTACGTTATTTCCTTCGAGAGCAGAGATTGGAATGATCTCCGCAAACGCATGCAAGCTTTTGTACTGATCAATCAACTCCAGCAGCCGGTCCGGATGCACTCGGTCAATTTTATTAACAACAAGAA is from Bacillus sp. PK3_68 and encodes:
- a CDS encoding YqzL family protein; this translates as MLDFTWKVFSETGSVEMYLLYKEIEKGGKYPPFEQEQQLASPDFPVAGMTN
- the era gene encoding GTPase Era, giving the protein MNKNETNSTYKSGFISIIGRPNVGKSTFLNRVIGQKIAIMSDKPQTTRNKVQGVYTKEDAQMIFIDTPGIHKPKHKLGDFMMKVAVNTLKEVDLVLFMVNAEEGYGRGDEFIIEKLKGIHTPVFLVVNKIDRVHPDRLLELIDQYKSLHAFAEIIPISALEGNNVERLLGQIEENLPAGPQYYPADQVTDHPERFIVSELIREKVLHLTREEVPHSIAVVIDKMERRGDKEIINVMATIIVERDSQKGIVIGKRGALLKEIGQRARQDIEHLLGSQVFLELWVKVQKDWRNKASNLRDFGFREDEY
- the recO gene encoding DNA repair protein RecO produces the protein MLQKIEGIVIRTSDYGETNKVVTIFTREKGKIAFMARGAKKPNSRLSAVTQPFTHGSFLVQSGSGLGTLQQGEMLSSMRHIREDLIMSAHAAYMAELLDKSTEEKKPNPYLYELFEQCLHYLNEGYDAEILTAIFEMKMLQVIGLRPELSSCVNCGSRDGRFAFSIRENGFLCHRCFKIDPYLLPLSQAAIKLLRLFYFFDLNRLGNINVKEETKKELRTAISLYYDEYSGIYLKSRRFLDQMERMQSFLHKEQEED
- the glyQ gene encoding glycine--tRNA ligase subunit alpha translates to MNIQEMILTLQKHWSDHGCILMQAYDVEKGAGTMSPYTFLRAIGPEPWNVAYVEPSRRPADGRYGENPNRLYQHHQFQVIMKPSPDNIQEMYLDSLRALGIEPLDHDIRFVEDNWENPSLGCAGLGWEVWLDGMEITQFTYFQQVGGLECKPVSVEITYGIERLASYIQEKENVFDLEWTEGFTVRDIFYQPEYEHSKYTFETSDADMLFNLFTIYEKEAKRQMDEGLVHPAYDYVLKCSHVFNVLDAKGAISVTERTAYLGRMRSMARQIAKTFYEEREKLGFPMLKKKGEAEYE